The following coding sequences lie in one Coffea eugenioides isolate CCC68of unplaced genomic scaffold, Ceug_1.0 ScVebR1_544;HRSCAF=1240, whole genome shotgun sequence genomic window:
- the LOC113758506 gene encoding uncharacterized protein LOC113758506 yields the protein MEGTRSGRGHGHGSRQPSDRGTAETSTGPNPEPRVDLNVQIAAAMQQMTDLLAHVVQQQGHNPNPPVGNPRNPGNHVESEDRALERFQKFSPPKFLGGPDPDVAEQWLEKMIDIFTALHYLEERQVTFAIFQLEGAARSWWNITRTKRARRFLQGLNVEIQKDLAVAQITTFSDAVEKALRSGNARLQVRNFQNKKRGFSGSSSTQGNKSTPPKFGRGTGGGRFPGTARGAPPRGGQTGRGQQRSASQGSSATVSRGPCGFCGKPNHTEDNCWRKEKKCLRCGSAEHQIASCPVQPREARGTTQSHSSKATSGQSRVEGVKPKVLARVYSIEQRPVPDSAEVVEGTIPVFHCLARILIDLGATHSFVNHDFMCGIDITPISLPYDLEVSTPTGNQCLVTSKMYVNCKIWVGERKLLGNLISLAIKRYDVILGMDWLVRYDAQLDCKREVVEFHIPGEATLRLDVKGGLASSAMISGIQARKLLSRGAQGFLAFLINTPTDKLKVKDVPVVGEYSDVFPNELVNLPPQREIEFEINLLPGTSPISKTPYRMAPAELKELKLQLQDLLERGFIRESGSP from the exons ATGGAGGgaactcgtagtggacgagggcATGGACATGGAAGTAGGCAACCCTCTGATAGAGGTACTgcggaaacctcgactggaccaaaccctgaacctagggtagATCTGAATGtccagatagctgccgctatgcagcaaatgaccgacTTACTGGCCCAtgtagtgcaacaacagggccacaACCCTAACCCACCTGTCGGGAATCCCAGAAACCCTGGGAACCATGTAGAGAGCGAGGATCGAGCCCTCGAAaggttccaaaagttctccccaccgaAGTTTTTGGGAGGGCCTGATCCAGACGTGGCCGAGcagtggctggagaagatgatagATATTTTTACCGCCCTACACTACTTGGAAGAGAGGCAAGTTACTTTTGCGATTTTTCAGCTTGAAGGAGCCGCtcgttcttggtggaacatTACACGAACCAA GAGGGCGAGGCGTTTCCTTCAGGGGCTTAACGTAGAGATACAAAAGGATTTGGCTGTGGCCCAAATCACTACCTTCAGTGATGCTGTTGAGAAAGCTTTACGATCTGGGAACGCAAGGCTCCAagtgagaaattttcaaaataaaaaacgTGGATTTTCTGGGAGTAGCTCCACTCAAGGGAATAAGAGTACCCCTCCCAAATTTGGAAGGGGAACTGGAGGAGGACGATTTCCGGGTACGGCAAGAGGGGCTCCGCCAAGAGGTGGCCAGACGGGACGAGGCCAACAGAGGAGTGCCTCACAAGGGAGTTCCGCCACTGTTTCTCGTGGCCCGTGTGGGTTCTGTGGGAAGCCGAACCACACGGAGGATAACTGCtggagaaaagagaagaagtGCCTACGATGTGGGAGTGCGGAGCACCAGATAGCCAGCTGTCCAGTTCAACCTCGAGAGGCGAGAGGGACGACACAATCTCACTCTTCTAAGGCTACCTCAGGGCAGTCAAGAGTGGAAGGGGTGAAACCGAAGGTGCTTGCTCGGGTGTATTCTATCGAGCAGCGTCCTGTCCCTGATTCGGcagaggtggtggaaggtacgatccctgtctTCCACTGTCTAGCTAGAATTTTGATAGACCTCGGGGCCACCCATTCTTTTGTTAACCATGATTTCATGTGTGGAATTGACATTACCCCTATTAGTTTGCCATATGATCTAGAAGTAAGTACTCCCACGGGGAACCAGTGTTTGGTTACTAGTAAGATGTATGTAAACTGTAAAAtctgggtaggagagaggaagttATTGGGGAATTTAATAAGTTTAGCCATTAAGCggtatgatgtgatattggGCATGGATTGGTTAGTTAGGTATGATGCCCAGCTGGACTGTAAGAGGGAAGTAGTGGAATTCCATATCCCTGGAGAGGCGACCTTAAGGCTAGATGTGAAGGGCGGTCTAGCCTCATCTGCAATGATTTCGGGTATTCAGGCTAGGAAACTATTGAGTAGAGGGGCTCAAGGGTTCTTAGCCTTTCTCATCAACACTCCCACTGATAAGTTAAAAGTAAAAGATGTTCCAGTAGTGGGCGAATATTCGGATGTGTTTCCCAATGAGCTAGTGAATCTACCACCgcaaagagagatagaatttgaGATTAACTTGTTACCAGGGActtcacctatctctaagaccccataccgtatggcacctgctgaacttAAGGAGCTGAAGCTGCAgctgcaagaccttttggagcggggttTTATTCgtgagagtggatctccttgA